In the Paenibacillus sp. FSL H7-0357 genome, one interval contains:
- a CDS encoding LacI family DNA-binding transcriptional regulator produces the protein MKVCELMKDSKIIDVARIANVSPATVSRVLNDSPLVTKETQSKVLKAIQELNYKPNAMGKQLRSRKTMTLGVVVLDIGISYHAEIIKGIEQRANAMNYKILICDSQNEKERELEYLSLLQNRTVDGIILVAPMLSDGEIAAFAGEGYTIGVIGRRLGHLNIPCFTTDNWKIGRDVVTHLAANGHRRIAFLNGYEDALDSIERLQGFKEGLAAAGLPFLPTLVDKGEFSEDGGYAAFRRLWEKSSDFTAVFAANDEMALGVYKACSEYGIAIPDRMAVVGVDNIRITNYVSPKISSVEQPLYELGALLADKVIDQINGNLQPGQRDFMIDSRLVVKGSSQKGADSK, from the coding sequence TTGAAAGTATGTGAACTGATGAAGGATAGCAAAATTATCGATGTTGCCCGAATTGCCAATGTCTCACCTGCCACGGTATCCCGCGTATTGAACGACAGTCCGCTGGTAACCAAGGAAACGCAAAGCAAGGTACTGAAGGCCATTCAGGAATTGAATTATAAACCGAACGCCATGGGCAAACAGCTCCGATCCCGGAAGACCATGACGCTGGGCGTCGTCGTACTCGATATCGGTATATCCTATCATGCCGAGATTATCAAGGGAATTGAACAAAGGGCGAACGCAATGAATTACAAAATCCTCATCTGTGATTCGCAAAATGAGAAGGAGAGGGAACTGGAGTATTTGTCGCTGCTCCAGAACCGGACAGTAGACGGCATTATTCTGGTGGCGCCGATGCTAAGCGACGGAGAGATCGCAGCCTTCGCTGGTGAAGGCTACACGATTGGGGTTATCGGACGCCGGCTTGGACATCTTAATATTCCCTGCTTCACTACGGATAACTGGAAAATCGGCCGTGATGTGGTCACTCATCTGGCAGCGAACGGGCACCGGCGTATTGCTTTTCTGAACGGCTACGAGGATGCGCTGGATAGCATCGAGCGGCTGCAAGGGTTCAAGGAGGGGCTGGCTGCGGCCGGACTTCCTTTTCTGCCAACTCTGGTTGACAAAGGAGAATTCTCCGAAGATGGAGGATATGCGGCTTTCCGTCGTCTATGGGAAAAGAGCAGTGATTTCACAGCGGTTTTTGCCGCCAATGACGAGATGGCACTAGGTGTGTACAAAGCTTGCTCTGAGTATGGCATTGCGATTCCGGACCGCATGGCGGTGGTGGGCGTCGACAATATCCGGATTACCAACTATGTATCGCCTAAGATCAGCTCAGTTGAACAGCCGCTGTACGAGTTGGGGGCGCTGCTGGCGGACAAGGTTATCGATCAGATCAACGGTAATCTCCAGCCGGGTCAAAGGGATTTTATGATCGATTCCAGGTTGGTTGTCAAAGGTTCTTCGCAAAAAGGGGCTGATTCGAAATGA